A portion of the Hymenobacter gelipurpurascens genome contains these proteins:
- a CDS encoding DUF4129 domain-containing protein codes for MLTSFSFLRWQPNLRYWPRPLAVALGLVLLASATQAAPHAAAQAPLPAPKSPIIPSETTQDSASAKASTKVISLPPDRQAPVALRRPAEARLRALRSQQAFQYVKPEEKPEQQSVWSLFWWRLTQWLGKLLSGPGYESRSRFVVYALFGAAFLYVLVRVLRLDLTGAFGRRNRAVPLPYDTALEDIHAVDFGAALAEAEAAGNFRLAVRLGYLQILRHLAEQQLIAWQPEKTNHDYLRELGGTRWAPDFATLTRQFEYVWYGELPLASEAYPALRENRQHFLQQLTRVAA; via the coding sequence GTGCTTACCTCGTTCTCCTTCCTGCGCTGGCAACCAAACCTCCGGTACTGGCCTAGGCCACTTGCTGTAGCCCTGGGCCTAGTGCTGCTGGCCAGTGCTACCCAGGCGGCGCCCCACGCGGCAGCGCAAGCGCCCTTACCGGCGCCCAAGTCCCCTATTATCCCCTCCGAGACGACGCAGGATTCAGCCTCAGCCAAGGCATCTACGAAGGTTATTTCGCTGCCCCCCGATCGGCAGGCGCCTGTGGCGTTGAGGCGGCCAGCGGAGGCGCGCCTGCGGGCATTGCGCAGCCAACAGGCGTTTCAGTATGTGAAGCCGGAGGAAAAGCCGGAACAGCAAAGCGTATGGTCGTTGTTTTGGTGGCGCCTGACGCAGTGGCTGGGCAAACTGCTTTCGGGGCCAGGGTATGAGAGCCGGAGCCGGTTTGTGGTATATGCGCTGTTTGGCGCGGCTTTCCTTTATGTGCTGGTGCGCGTGCTGCGCCTTGATCTGACGGGAGCCTTTGGCCGCCGCAACCGCGCCGTGCCGCTACCCTACGATACGGCGTTGGAGGATATCCATGCAGTAGATTTTGGGGCGGCGCTGGCCGAGGCCGAAGCCGCCGGCAACTTCCGTTTGGCAGTGCGCCTAGGCTACCTCCAGATCCTGCGTCACCTCGCCGAGCAGCAGCTTATTGCTTGGCAGCCCGAAAAAACCAACCACGATTATCTGCGCGAGCTAGGCGGCACCCGCTGGGCCCCCGACTTTGCTACGCTCACGAGGCAATTTGAGTACGTATGGTACGGCGAGCTGCCTCTGGCATCCGAGGCTTATCCGGCCCTGCGCGAAAACCGCCAGCATTTTCTTCAACAACTCACACGTGTAGCCGCCTAG
- a CDS encoding DUF4350 domain-containing protein: MTRFRAFLLGLVALFTAFVLVEYFRPTPTNWRQTYINHDKIPYGTYVLYDALASLFPGQTVSMVRQPIANQLLPTLDTDINPDSALSARGLPPLLRQQASYVFINQEFSCSRLDRDALLRYVAQGNTAFIAAEQFDNFLQDTLHFDTAPDLTLDSLMSRQALRYRNNQGPASQTATLKLLTPLRSSATQQFRFSTDDVRWHFVAYTGCPATVLATDARKQPVLLRVAYGKGNLLLSSTPAVFSNIVLLQPSTATYAFAAMSLLPANRAVFWDEYQKQGALGEQSLLRVLKQNIALRWALYTSLAGLALFAFFEARRRQRIIPILKPLPNTTLLFTRTVASLYRQGSNHAPIAEKKIGLFREQLRYRLQEPELDLNDDATRERLAQKAGIPRPQVDELIKLIHRIETAPQVTAHDLLRLSRALSNFKKAAF, encoded by the coding sequence ATGACCCGCTTTCGTGCTTTTCTGCTGGGGTTGGTGGCGTTGTTTACGGCCTTTGTACTGGTAGAATACTTCCGCCCTACCCCTACCAACTGGCGCCAGACCTACATCAACCACGACAAGATACCATACGGCACTTATGTGCTCTACGACGCGCTGGCAAGCCTTTTTCCGGGCCAGACCGTCAGCATGGTGCGCCAGCCCATTGCCAACCAGCTCCTACCTACCCTGGATACCGATATTAACCCCGACTCGGCGCTGAGTGCCCGAGGGTTGCCTCCTTTGCTGCGTCAGCAGGCTTCTTACGTGTTTATCAACCAGGAATTCTCCTGCTCCCGCCTCGATCGGGATGCCTTGCTGCGCTATGTAGCCCAGGGTAATACGGCCTTTATTGCTGCTGAGCAGTTTGATAACTTCCTACAGGACACCCTACACTTCGACACCGCTCCCGACCTCACACTGGATAGCCTGATGTCGCGCCAGGCGCTGCGCTACCGCAACAATCAAGGCCCTGCCTCCCAAACGGCAACCCTGAAGCTGCTGACGCCTTTGCGTAGTAGCGCCACTCAGCAGTTTCGGTTCTCTACTGATGATGTACGCTGGCATTTTGTGGCCTACACGGGTTGCCCCGCCACCGTATTAGCCACTGATGCTCGAAAGCAGCCGGTATTGCTGCGGGTGGCCTACGGCAAAGGAAATCTGTTGCTGAGCTCTACGCCCGCCGTTTTCAGCAATATCGTCTTGCTCCAGCCTTCCACTGCCACGTATGCCTTTGCGGCTATGTCGTTGCTGCCCGCTAATCGCGCCGTTTTCTGGGATGAGTACCAGAAACAGGGCGCGTTGGGTGAGCAGTCGTTGCTACGGGTACTGAAGCAGAACATAGCTCTGCGTTGGGCGCTGTACACTAGTCTGGCAGGTCTTGCACTGTTTGCTTTCTTTGAGGCGCGCCGCCGTCAGCGCATCATTCCCATCCTGAAACCACTCCCCAATACTACGTTGCTGTTTACGCGCACAGTGGCCTCGCTCTACCGGCAGGGCAGCAACCACGCCCCCATCGCGGAAAAGAAAATCGGCTTGTTTCGGGAGCAGCTGCGCTACCGTTTGCAGGAGCCAGAGCTAGACCTGAACGACGATGCCACGCGGGAGCGGCTGGCGCAGAAAGCAGGTATTCCACGCCCGCAAGTAGATGAGCTGATAAAACTGATTCATCGGATTGAAACCGCACCGCAGGTAACCGCTCACGACTTACTACGCCTCAGCAGGGCGTTAAGCAACTTTAAAAAAGCCGCTTTCTAA
- a CDS encoding AAA family ATPase: protein MENQSFSSSPDSTQLNGLTPEEVQSTASPTPTGPVASASTSAPEPLAPRTDFSQLTARAEAVRRELAKVIVGQQDLAELLLTALLADGHVLLEGVPGVAKTLTAKLLSRTLAVPFSRLQFTPDLMPSDVLGTSIFRPQRGEFEFRPGPIFASVVLIDEINRAPAKTQSALFEVMEERHVTQDGTTYPMPEPFLVLATQNPIEQEGTYRLPEAQLDRFLFKLNVGYPSPEEEVSILQGHHSGFGGMTADAVQPVLTAAQLAEMRQQVRQQHVEPKLLEYIARLVGQTRAHKGLYLGASPRASIALLNGAKALAALRGRDFVTPEDIQYLAPAVLRHRIQLTPEREMEGGTPDDIVKQIIQQIEVPR from the coding sequence ATGGAAAATCAATCGTTTTCTTCTAGCCCAGATTCTACTCAGCTCAACGGCCTTACTCCTGAGGAAGTACAATCAACTGCTTCCCCTACCCCCACCGGTCCCGTTGCGTCTGCTTCTACATCAGCCCCCGAGCCGCTGGCGCCACGTACTGATTTCAGCCAGTTGACTGCCCGGGCGGAGGCGGTTCGCCGCGAGCTGGCCAAGGTCATTGTAGGCCAGCAGGACCTAGCCGAGTTACTGCTCACGGCATTACTGGCCGATGGCCACGTACTGTTGGAAGGTGTGCCGGGTGTAGCCAAAACACTTACCGCCAAGCTGCTTTCCCGGACTCTGGCGGTACCCTTCAGCCGCCTGCAGTTCACCCCCGACCTGATGCCATCGGATGTGCTGGGCACGTCTATTTTCCGGCCGCAGCGTGGGGAATTTGAGTTTCGGCCCGGTCCTATTTTCGCCAGCGTCGTCCTGATCGATGAAATCAACCGCGCCCCGGCCAAAACGCAGTCGGCGCTGTTTGAGGTGATGGAGGAGCGCCACGTAACCCAGGATGGTACCACCTACCCCATGCCAGAGCCGTTTTTGGTGCTGGCAACCCAAAACCCCATCGAGCAGGAAGGCACCTACCGCCTGCCCGAAGCCCAGCTCGACCGGTTTCTGTTTAAGCTGAACGTGGGGTACCCTAGCCCAGAGGAAGAAGTATCCATTCTGCAGGGCCACCACAGTGGCTTCGGCGGCATGACGGCCGATGCGGTGCAGCCGGTTCTTACCGCCGCCCAACTGGCCGAAATGCGCCAGCAGGTGCGCCAGCAGCACGTAGAGCCCAAGCTTCTGGAATATATTGCCCGCCTCGTAGGCCAGACCCGTGCCCACAAAGGCCTGTATCTGGGCGCATCGCCGCGGGCCTCTATTGCGCTGCTCAACGGCGCCAAAGCCCTGGCCGCCCTCCGCGGCCGCGACTTCGTGACGCCTGAAGACATCCAATACCTCGCGCCGGCCGTGCTGCGCCACCGCATCCAGCTCACCCCCGAGCGCGAAATGGAAGGCGGCACTCCCGATGATATTGTGAAGCAGATTATCCAGCAGATTGAGGTGCCGCGCTAG
- a CDS encoding DUF58 domain-containing protein encodes MKSFFLTLRFFLVLGLLVAGFVVAFLVPGLLVPLQVLLAALVLLTLIDVMLLYVPGRSQGKQPVFGRRVLGDKLANGSDNDIALYLENHYRFPIITETIDEIPHQFQRRDVLFRVEIASGETHVIRYQLRPTKRGEYHFGALNVLVASPLGLVRRRFRFEQDQTVPVYPSFLQMRQFELLAIHNRLTDVGVKRIRRVGQSMEFEQLRPYVPGDDSRSINWKATARRATTPEAADTLVVNHFQDERAQQVYCLIDKGRVMRMPFDGLSLLDYAINATLVVSNIALIKHDKAGLLTFAEKTGQIVAADRRSGHLGKLLEVLYKQRTKYLETDFQALYTQVRTHIRQRSLLILFTNFETLSAMHRQLPYLRRLAKSHLLLVVFFENTELREYLETPAASTEDVYNQTIAEKFAQEKRQIVLELNRYGIHALLTPPQQLTANTINKYLEFKARGLI; translated from the coding sequence TTGAAAAGCTTTTTCCTGACTTTACGCTTTTTCCTGGTGCTAGGCCTGTTGGTAGCGGGCTTCGTGGTGGCGTTTCTGGTGCCGGGGCTGCTGGTGCCGCTGCAGGTGCTGTTGGCGGCGCTGGTACTGCTCACGCTCATTGATGTGATGCTGCTGTACGTGCCGGGCCGGAGCCAGGGTAAACAGCCGGTTTTCGGGCGGCGTGTGCTCGGCGATAAGCTGGCCAATGGCTCCGACAACGACATTGCCCTCTACCTGGAGAATCACTACCGCTTTCCCATCATCACTGAAACCATTGATGAGATTCCGCATCAGTTTCAGCGGCGCGATGTGCTGTTTCGGGTGGAAATTGCGAGCGGCGAAACACACGTAATACGATATCAGCTGCGGCCTACCAAGCGGGGCGAGTACCACTTTGGGGCCCTGAATGTGCTGGTGGCTTCGCCGCTAGGCCTGGTACGGCGGCGCTTCCGGTTTGAGCAGGACCAGACGGTGCCCGTGTACCCGTCGTTTCTGCAGATGCGACAATTCGAGCTGCTGGCCATCCATAACCGCCTCACCGATGTGGGTGTGAAGCGCATTCGGCGTGTAGGCCAGAGCATGGAGTTTGAGCAGCTGCGCCCCTACGTGCCCGGCGACGACTCGCGCAGCATCAACTGGAAGGCTACGGCCAGGCGCGCCACCACACCCGAAGCCGCGGACACCTTGGTAGTCAATCACTTTCAGGATGAGCGTGCCCAGCAGGTATACTGCCTGATTGATAAAGGCCGGGTGATGCGTATGCCTTTCGATGGCCTGAGCCTGTTGGATTATGCCATCAATGCGACCCTGGTAGTCAGCAACATCGCCCTCATCAAGCACGACAAAGCTGGTCTACTCACTTTCGCCGAGAAAACCGGCCAGATAGTAGCCGCTGACCGGCGCAGCGGCCACTTAGGCAAGCTGCTGGAAGTGCTCTACAAGCAACGCACGAAATACCTCGAAACCGACTTTCAGGCCCTTTATACGCAAGTCCGGACGCATATCCGCCAGCGCAGCCTGCTGATTCTGTTCACCAATTTCGAGACGTTAAGCGCCATGCACCGCCAGCTGCCCTACCTGCGACGCCTGGCTAAATCGCACTTGCTATTGGTAGTGTTTTTTGAGAATACGGAGCTTCGGGAGTACCTGGAAACACCGGCGGCTTCTACTGAGGACGTGTACAACCAAACCATTGCTGAGAAATTCGCACAGGAGAAGCGGCAGATTGTGCTGGAGCTGAACCGCTACGGCATTCACGCCCTGCTTACGCCACCTCAGCAACTCACGGCCAACACCATCAACAAGTACCTGGAGTTTAAAGCCCGCGGGCTTATTTAG